One window of uncultured Trichococcus sp. genomic DNA carries:
- a CDS encoding PTS sugar transporter subunit IIA, with translation MLGIVIATHGTLSDGLKNSAEVIFGPTNNISTANLNLGDDVQALGATIKEAIHEVNQGEGVLVFVDLVSASPYNQSVLVTNGLEKELQDSVYIIGGVNLPMLLEGINHQLIGTPVEQAAEAVIAQGKSSISDWHVSMIADDDDDEDDAF, from the coding sequence ATGTTAGGGATTGTCATTGCAACACATGGTACATTAAGCGATGGGCTTAAAAATTCAGCGGAAGTAATTTTTGGGCCGACCAATAATATCTCAACGGCGAACTTGAACCTGGGGGACGACGTGCAGGCATTAGGCGCAACAATTAAAGAAGCTATCCATGAAGTAAACCAAGGTGAAGGGGTTCTCGTATTTGTTGACCTAGTAAGCGCCAGCCCGTACAATCAATCGGTTCTTGTGACAAATGGTTTGGAGAAAGAACTGCAAGATTCTGTTTACATCATTGGCGGGGTAAACCTTCCGATGCTGTTGGAAGGGATCAACCATCAATTGATCGGGACGCCGGTGGAGCAAGCTGCCGAAGCTGTGATCGCTCAAGGAAAGAGCAGCATCAGTGATTGGCATGTATCTATGATTGCAGACGATGATGATGATGAGGACGACGCTTTTTAA
- the mscL gene encoding large conductance mechanosensitive channel protein MscL, which produces MWKEFKTFIMRGNVLDLAVGVVIGGAFTAIVNSLVKDIITPIIVALTGNADLTGLSFKIGQADFTYGNFLQAVMNFLLIALVLFLMIKVINKMKRKMPEEEPVEVEAEVPVVELYLKEIRDLMVNQNKKAE; this is translated from the coding sequence ATGTGGAAAGAATTTAAAACATTCATCATGCGCGGGAACGTTCTTGATCTTGCCGTCGGGGTTGTCATCGGGGGTGCATTTACAGCAATCGTCAATTCATTAGTCAAAGATATCATCACACCGATCATCGTAGCCTTGACCGGCAATGCAGATTTGACCGGGCTTTCCTTCAAAATCGGACAAGCAGACTTCACTTACGGTAATTTCCTGCAAGCCGTGATGAACTTCCTGCTGATCGCACTTGTCCTTTTCCTGATGATCAAGGTCATCAACAAAATGAAACGCAAAATGCCTGAGGAAGAACCAGTGGAAGTTGAAGCCGAAGTACCGGTTGTTGAACTTTACCTGAAAGAAATCCGTGATTTGATGGTGAATCAGAACAAAAAAGCCGAATAG
- a CDS encoding FAD-dependent oxidoreductase, producing MKKKIAVIGGGIVGATASYYLAKAGHSVSVFDSGTGQATAAAAGIICPWLSRRRNKKWYRLVSEGAAFYDKLLADLASDGLKTDAYARCGALVLGQSTNYIQEVHDRALERREQAPLIGKVSILKGSELEKAFPPLSNVEQALYVGGGARVDGRELTKALLQTATRFGGSIHKETVSLAKDSEGSLSILTPDGTPQKFDAIILAAGAWLPQLLQPLGYTVDVRGQKGQLVVLQTEDNDRQNYPVIMPQGEIDLLPFGHGKTVIGASHENDKGYDLQPDASVTDPMLEQALTWLPNLKEAATADIRIGTRAYTSDFSPFFGSVPGLQNCFAASGLGSSGLTSGPLIGYLLAELAQGKESTLPPEDYPVAAYIKPVDR from the coding sequence ATGAAAAAGAAGATTGCAGTCATCGGTGGCGGCATCGTCGGCGCCACCGCAAGTTACTACTTGGCAAAAGCAGGCCACAGCGTCAGCGTGTTCGACAGCGGAACAGGCCAAGCAACAGCCGCTGCGGCAGGGATCATCTGCCCTTGGCTGTCCAGACGCCGCAACAAAAAATGGTACCGTCTCGTCTCCGAAGGCGCGGCTTTTTATGACAAACTGCTGGCCGACTTGGCTTCCGACGGTTTAAAGACGGATGCCTACGCACGCTGCGGCGCCCTGGTCCTGGGACAATCCACCAACTATATCCAAGAGGTCCACGACCGCGCGCTGGAACGCCGTGAGCAGGCGCCTCTGATCGGAAAGGTCTCTATACTGAAAGGCAGTGAACTTGAAAAAGCCTTCCCGCCTCTCAGCAACGTCGAACAAGCCCTTTACGTAGGCGGTGGCGCCCGCGTGGACGGCCGGGAATTGACGAAGGCATTGCTGCAGACAGCAACCCGCTTCGGAGGCAGCATCCACAAAGAGACCGTCTCCCTCGCCAAGGATAGCGAGGGTTCCTTGTCCATCCTGACGCCGGACGGAACTCCGCAAAAATTCGATGCAATCATCCTGGCGGCCGGCGCTTGGCTGCCCCAGCTACTCCAGCCGCTCGGGTATACGGTCGACGTCCGCGGTCAGAAGGGGCAGCTGGTCGTCCTCCAAACCGAAGACAACGATCGGCAAAACTACCCGGTCATCATGCCCCAAGGCGAAATCGACTTGCTTCCGTTCGGCCACGGGAAAACAGTCATCGGCGCAAGCCACGAGAACGACAAAGGCTATGACCTGCAGCCTGATGCTTCCGTTACGGATCCGATGCTGGAACAAGCCCTCACTTGGCTCCCCAATCTGAAAGAAGCGGCAACCGCGGATATCCGCATCGGCACAAGGGCCTACACTTCCGACTTCAGCCCCTTTTTCGGCAGTGTCCCGGGTCTGCAAAACTGCTTCGCGGCAAGCGGGCTTGGCTCATCCGGATTGACTTCCGGTCCGCTGATCGGCTATTTGTTGGCCGAATTGGCGCAAGGGAAAGAAAGCACCTTGCCACCCGAAGATTATCCGGTCGCTGCTTACATCAAACCGGTCGATCGCTAG